From a single Thalassospira sp. ER-Se-21-Dark genomic region:
- a CDS encoding ABC transporter ATP-binding protein — protein MADGASNEAFVEFERVQKSYDGETLVVKDLNLTMPKGEFLTMLGPSGSGKTTCLMMLAGFETATHGDIRLGGVSINDIPPHKRGIGMVFQNYALFPHMTIAENLAFPLEVRKLGKAEQEEKVKRALDMVEMGSFGGRRPAQLSGGQQQRVALARALVFEPELVLMDEPLGALDKQLREKMQFEITHLAHQLGITTVYVTHDQTEALTMSDRVAVFDDGRIQQLAPPDKLYEQPENSFVAQFIGENNTLEGVIKEIKGNTCVVQLDGGEIIDAVPVNVTQVGERTRVSIRPERVEYNRDRLHADAHTLKAEVLEFIYMGDIFRTRLRVAGNDEFIIKTRNAPDQVRLTPGTEIEIGWLAEDCRALDAS, from the coding sequence CGACGGTGCATCAAATGAAGCGTTCGTTGAGTTTGAACGTGTACAGAAAAGTTATGACGGCGAGACACTCGTCGTTAAAGATCTCAACCTAACAATGCCTAAAGGCGAGTTCCTGACGATGCTTGGTCCGTCAGGGTCTGGCAAGACGACTTGTCTTATGATGCTTGCCGGCTTCGAAACCGCGACCCACGGCGATATCCGCCTTGGTGGCGTTTCGATCAACGATATCCCGCCGCACAAGCGTGGTATCGGCATGGTGTTCCAGAATTACGCGCTCTTCCCGCACATGACCATTGCCGAAAATCTGGCTTTCCCGCTTGAGGTCCGCAAACTGGGCAAAGCGGAACAGGAAGAGAAGGTCAAACGCGCACTCGACATGGTTGAAATGGGAAGCTTCGGTGGCCGTCGTCCGGCACAGCTTTCCGGCGGCCAGCAACAGCGTGTCGCTTTGGCCCGTGCGCTTGTGTTCGAACCTGAACTGGTTCTGATGGATGAGCCGCTCGGTGCGCTTGATAAACAGCTTCGTGAAAAGATGCAGTTTGAAATCACGCATCTGGCCCATCAACTTGGCATTACCACGGTTTACGTCACCCACGACCAGACCGAGGCATTGACCATGTCCGACCGCGTCGCCGTGTTTGACGATGGCCGGATTCAGCAGCTTGCACCGCCAGATAAACTGTACGAACAGCCCGAAAACAGCTTTGTCGCGCAGTTCATTGGCGAAAACAATACGCTCGAAGGCGTCATCAAGGAAATCAAGGGCAACACTTGTGTTGTCCAGCTTGATGGCGGCGAAATCATTGATGCCGTTCCGGTCAATGTCACCCAAGTGGGTGAACGTACACGCGTTTCGATCCGTCCTGAACGTGTTGAATATAACCGTGATCGCCTGCATGCAGACGCGCATACGCTCAAGGCAGAGGTACTGGAATTCATTTATATGGGGGACATCTTCCGTACACGTCTGCGTGTGGCTGGCAATGATGAATTTATCATCAAGACTAGGAACGCACCGGATCAGGTTCGCCTGACGCCGGGTACGGAGATCGAGATTGGCTGGCTTGCAGAAGATTGCCGCGCGCTTGACGCGTCGTAA
- a CDS encoding extracellular solute-binding protein: protein MQLIKTLTASTALLVVAAGAAYADDHMASDMTLVSWGGAYQNSQIKAYAEPYMEMNPGVSITWDESSNEAVAKLRAMNEANNVTWDLVDVVAADAMRLCDEGLAMEIDPNEVLAEAPDGTSAEDDFGDLLVSDCFIPQIVYSTTFGYREDMVPAGTPAPTDICALFDTETYPGMRSLEKRPINNMEWALLCDGVAKDEVYSVLETPEGQQRALDKLATIKDSVIWWSAGADTPQLLADGEVFMGSTYNGRLFSAIVEQDQPIAMLWDAQVFDLDGWIIPSGLPEERLNRVLDFVKFATDTQRLADQAAYISYGPARFSSAPLVGKHAELGIDMAPHMPTDPANAKNTFLYNYEFWADYRDDIDAKFQAWLAQ, encoded by the coding sequence ATGCAGCTTATTAAAACCCTTACAGCATCAACAGCTTTGCTTGTTGTGGCGGCAGGCGCAGCCTATGCCGACGACCACATGGCGTCCGACATGACGCTGGTCAGCTGGGGCGGTGCCTATCAGAACAGCCAGATCAAGGCTTATGCTGAGCCTTATATGGAAATGAACCCAGGTGTTTCGATTACCTGGGATGAAAGCTCGAACGAAGCCGTTGCAAAACTGCGTGCAATGAATGAAGCCAACAACGTGACTTGGGATCTGGTCGACGTGGTTGCTGCCGATGCAATGCGCCTTTGCGATGAAGGTCTCGCAATGGAAATCGATCCGAACGAAGTTCTTGCAGAAGCGCCGGATGGCACCTCGGCAGAAGATGACTTCGGTGATCTCCTCGTAAGTGATTGCTTCATCCCGCAGATCGTTTATTCGACCACATTTGGTTACCGTGAAGACATGGTTCCGGCTGGAACTCCGGCACCGACCGACATCTGTGCTCTGTTCGACACCGAAACCTATCCGGGCATGCGTTCGCTTGAGAAACGCCCGATCAACAACATGGAATGGGCTCTGCTCTGCGATGGTGTTGCCAAGGACGAAGTTTACAGTGTTCTTGAAACCCCGGAAGGTCAGCAGCGCGCTCTTGACAAGCTGGCAACCATCAAAGACAGCGTCATCTGGTGGAGTGCTGGTGCAGATACCCCGCAGCTTCTGGCTGACGGCGAAGTCTTCATGGGTTCGACCTACAACGGTCGTCTGTTCTCCGCAATCGTAGAACAGGATCAGCCGATCGCCATGCTTTGGGACGCGCAGGTCTTTGACCTTGACGGTTGGATCATTCCGTCCGGTCTTCCGGAAGAGCGTCTGAACCGCGTTCTGGACTTCGTAAAGTTCGCAACCGACACCCAGCGTCTTGCTGACCAGGCTGCTTACATCTCGTACGGTCCGGCTCGTTTCTCCTCGGCACCGCTCGTTGGTAAGCACGCCGAACTCGGTATCGACATGGCTCCGCACATGCCGACCGATCCGGCAAACGCCAAGAACACGTTCCTCTATAACTACGAGTTCTGGGCTGATTACCGTGACGACATCGATGCCAAATTCCAGGCTTGGCTTGCTCAATAA